The Miscanthus floridulus cultivar M001 chromosome 17, ASM1932011v1, whole genome shotgun sequence genome has a window encoding:
- the LOC136515184 gene encoding uncharacterized protein produces the protein MASNDDSRSTDNKASISLLRRVRAGDHVHFVHHVDVCDAVPEVLVADLEPVPGTGAEDDGYSRIWYFYHAKKYKNTRGDTSGHRQRAVTGGGGTGWHSEIRRKDVQGSGGGTFCTFSYGRKTEPSARSIDRMGWCMVEYDFVTADKKQDEAASDSSNYVLCKVYRSPRAKGKSAPVSASSFTKKSSSKQTAKKRKAGGGEHPEAPPAKSIQQQEQVQQDTAACYQPQGVESEHGGDFNFNFNIEDINFYVDESMLRDEPEQGLQQPIAEPETAVQRQSEHEEFTVEWLLRGEPQQPIVEPPPGHGGEFIQMPCGLLVPVVAEATVDDMLGLGPETMYGQWSGGMTTATSIPWSSYAPTTLYTGCSSLLQGSDPLQLPYLTC, from the coding sequence ATGGCTTCCAACGACGATAGCCGCTCCACCGACAATAAGGCTTCCATCTCCCTCCTGCGCCGCGTCCGCGCCGGAGACCACGTCCACTTCGTCCATCACGTCGATGTCTGTGATGCCGTTCCCGAGGTTCTCGTCGCCGACCTGGAGCCGGTGCCGGGCACCGGTGCCGAAGATGACGGCTACAGCAGGATCTGGTACTTCTACCACGCCAAGAAATACAAGAACACCCGAGGCGACACCAGCGGCCACAGGCAGCGCGCggtcaccggcggcggcggcacgggctGGCACTCGGAGATAAGGCGCAAGGACGTCCAGGGATCCGGTGGTGGCACGTTCTGCACCTTCTCATACGGCCGCAAGACGGAGCCCTCCGCTCGATCGATCGACAGGATGGGGTGGTGCATGGTGGAATACGACTTCGTCACCGCCGACAAGAAACAAGACGAAGCCGCCTCCGACAGCAGCAACTACGTGCTTTGCAAGGTCTACCGCTCGCCTCGCGCGAAAGGGAAGTCGGCGCCGGTATCGGCGTCCTCCTTTACCAAGAAGTCCTCGTCCAAGCAGACGGCCAAGAAGAGGAAGGCCGGCGGCGGTGAGCACCCCGAGGCGCCGCCGGCCAAGTCGATCCAGCAGCAAGAACAGGTGCAGCAGGATACTGCCGCCTGCTATCAGCCACAAGGCGTGGAGTCGGAGCACGGCGGCGACTTcaacttcaacttcaacatcgaGGACATAAACTTCTACGTCGACGAGAGCATGCTGCGAGACGAGCCAGAGCAGGGACTGCAGCAGCCAATCGCCGAGCCGGAGACTGCCGTGCAACGACAGTCTGAGCACGAAGAGTTCACCGTGGAGTGGTTATTGCGAGGTGAGCCGCAGCAGCCGATCGTCGAGCCGCCGCCGGGGCATGGCGGCGAGTTCATCCAGATGCCGTGCGGTCTGTTGGTGCCCGTGGTGGCGGAAGCCACCGTCGACGATATGCTCGGGCTCGGCCCGGAGACAATGTACGGCCAGTGGAGCGGTGGCATGACAACAGCAACAAGCATACCATGGAGCAGCTACGCGCCGACGACGTTGTACACAGGATGCAGCAGCCTTCTTCAAGGATCTGATCCCCTCCAGCTTCCATACTTGACGTGTTGA